Proteins co-encoded in one Streptomyces sp. NBC_01571 genomic window:
- a CDS encoding potassium-transporting ATPase subunit C: MNNSVTNTARLLWAGLRALLVLTVVCGVIYPLAVTGVAQGLFSDKANGSEIKADGKVVGSSLIGQSYNLPLKKGQETPDADLKWFQGRPANGLGTNSVNTQYKLILSGATNRSGDNKDLIDWVTAAKKAVVKDNSVNGYTVKPSDVPADAVTSSGSGLDPDISPQYADIQVHRIAEKNGLSVAQVQKLVDEHTDSRTLGFIGEPRVNVLELNIALKALVAKS; this comes from the coding sequence ATGAACAACTCGGTTACGAACACGGCCCGGTTGCTCTGGGCCGGCCTGCGGGCCCTGCTGGTCCTCACCGTCGTCTGCGGGGTGATCTACCCGCTCGCCGTCACCGGCGTCGCCCAGGGCCTCTTCTCCGACAAGGCCAACGGCTCGGAGATCAAGGCGGACGGGAAGGTCGTCGGCTCCTCGCTGATCGGCCAGTCCTACAACCTGCCGCTGAAGAAGGGTCAGGAGACGCCGGACGCCGACCTGAAGTGGTTCCAGGGACGCCCCGCCAACGGTCTGGGGACGAACTCGGTCAACACGCAGTACAAGCTGATCCTGTCCGGCGCCACCAACCGGTCGGGCGACAACAAGGACCTCATCGACTGGGTGACCGCCGCGAAGAAGGCCGTCGTCAAGGACAACTCGGTGAACGGCTACACGGTCAAACCCTCCGACGTGCCCGCCGACGCGGTGACGTCCTCCGGCTCCGGCCTGGACCCGGACATCTCCCCCCAGTACGCCGACATCCAGGTCCACCGGATCGCGGAGAAGAACGGCCTGTCCGTCGCCCAGGTGCAGAAGCTGGTCGACGAGCACACCGACAGCCGCACCCTCGGCTTCATCGGCGAACCCCGCGTCAACGTCCTCGAACTCAACATCGCGCTCAAGGCACTCGTGGCGAAGAGCTGA
- a CDS encoding amino acid adenylation domain-containing protein: MRPNPVVPRSELHGPAVERDSSKGLPGLIRATTLSHPDAVAVSDATGELTYLELEVWSDAVARKLRETAPGKPVAVAIPRSVGLLVALLGTVKAGLPYLPIDPDDPAERLGRILDTAGSSTGLGNVGTFRVLADHGLTALDVEALRPVTADADPDPLPEVAGDHPVYVLFTSGSTGEPKGVLLPNEALCNRLLWMRDTYRVGPQDRILQKTPVTFDVSGWELWLPLISGATCVFLPPEEHRDPVSVARAIVEQWITVCHFVPSMLREFLRWPDAKGCTSLRHVFCSGERLPVEVAREFVSTLPATLHNLYGPTEAAIDVSHWTCPAAAENINGVFIGRPIDNCMLVTLDEDGAPVPPGEDGELYIGGAPLALGYLNRPDLTAKAFVTAPRGSAAGRLYRTGDRVRLVDGELEYLGRADDQVKILGQRIEPQEIEHHLAEHPELNGAVVVAAKVAADVQLVAWVRPADAEGQASQLSGRLRSYLAARLPAAYVPTKFLVMDEIPLTSSGKLHRALLRERAEQRLADGRSASATPRQADGDRSLLREILRERQQRAGEPAGDAPGGPTASSSR; encoded by the coding sequence GTGCGGCCAAACCCTGTCGTCCCCCGAAGCGAACTGCACGGCCCTGCGGTGGAGCGCGACAGCTCGAAGGGTCTGCCCGGCCTCATCAGGGCCACCACCCTCAGCCACCCTGATGCCGTCGCGGTCAGCGATGCCACGGGTGAACTGACCTACCTCGAGCTGGAGGTGTGGTCCGACGCCGTGGCACGGAAGCTGCGCGAGACTGCACCGGGCAAGCCGGTGGCCGTCGCGATTCCTCGCAGTGTCGGTCTGCTGGTCGCCTTGCTCGGCACGGTGAAAGCGGGCCTGCCCTATCTGCCGATCGATCCCGACGATCCGGCCGAGCGGCTCGGCCGGATACTGGACACCGCCGGCAGCAGCACGGGCCTCGGGAACGTCGGCACTTTCCGGGTTCTGGCGGACCACGGGCTCACCGCCCTCGATGTCGAGGCGCTGCGACCCGTGACAGCGGATGCCGATCCCGACCCGCTTCCCGAGGTGGCCGGCGACCATCCCGTCTACGTCCTGTTCACTTCCGGCTCCACGGGGGAGCCCAAGGGCGTCCTGTTGCCCAACGAGGCTCTGTGCAACCGGTTGTTGTGGATGCGCGACACCTATCGGGTGGGGCCGCAGGACCGGATCCTGCAGAAGACCCCGGTCACCTTCGACGTGTCCGGCTGGGAGCTGTGGCTGCCGCTGATCTCGGGGGCCACCTGTGTGTTCCTTCCGCCGGAGGAACATCGCGACCCGGTGTCGGTGGCGCGGGCGATCGTGGAGCAGTGGATCACCGTCTGCCACTTCGTGCCGTCCATGCTCCGTGAGTTCCTCCGGTGGCCCGACGCCAAGGGGTGTACGTCACTGCGACACGTGTTCTGCAGCGGGGAGCGGCTTCCGGTAGAGGTTGCGAGGGAGTTCGTCAGCACCCTGCCGGCCACCCTGCACAACCTGTACGGTCCCACCGAGGCGGCGATCGACGTCAGCCACTGGACCTGCCCGGCGGCAGCGGAGAACATCAACGGGGTCTTCATCGGGCGCCCGATCGACAACTGCATGCTGGTCACGCTGGACGAGGACGGAGCGCCGGTCCCGCCGGGCGAGGACGGGGAACTGTACATAGGTGGTGCCCCGTTGGCGTTGGGCTATCTCAACAGGCCGGATCTGACGGCGAAGGCGTTCGTGACCGCTCCGCGGGGCTCGGCGGCGGGAAGGCTGTACCGGACCGGTGACCGGGTGCGGCTGGTCGACGGTGAGCTGGAGTATTTGGGGCGGGCCGACGACCAGGTCAAGATCCTCGGGCAACGGATCGAACCGCAGGAGATCGAGCACCACTTGGCCGAGCACCCTGAACTCAACGGGGCCGTCGTGGTCGCGGCCAAGGTCGCCGCCGACGTGCAACTCGTCGCCTGGGTCCGGCCGGCGGATGCCGAGGGACAAGCAAGCCAGTTGTCCGGGAGGTTGCGCTCGTACCTCGCCGCCAGGCTGCCCGCAGCCTATGTGCCGACGAAGTTCCTGGTCATGGACGAGATTCCGCTGACCAGCAGCGGCAAGCTGCATCGGGCGCTGCTGCGTGAGCGTGCTGAGCAACGGCTGGCCGACGGGCGGTCGGCGTCCGCCACGCCGCGCCAGGCGGATGGTGACCGGTCACTGTTGCGGGAAATCCTGCGAGAGCGGCAACAGCGTGCCGGCGAGCCCGCGGGGGACGCCCCCGGCGGGCCGACAGCGAGTTCCTCACGCTGA
- a CDS encoding amino acid adenylation domain-containing protein produces the protein MTSVYDLVASQVERVPEATAVIVGDRRTSYRELDRMAAGFARGLTQPRGGLVGVCLGRDERMVAGLLAVWRTGCGYVPLDPAMPVPRLAGMVRQAGVRQVLTTRELAPTVAATGAQPVLVDGADDDGEETPSRAGDGVAYVLFTSGSTGTPKGVVIEHSSVLALLKWMARTIDPAHLRTGLATASLSFDASVHQMFGPLSTGGCVVLADDILALPSLPARDEVTMISAPPSALAALLERPLPRGVRRVNVGAEAVTRPLVDRLYAQPGVETVVNLYGPTECTVFCVTHAIGRDETGAPPIGTAVADCELTVRDADDRVVDDGTPGELWVAGPLVGRGYLGAPELTAGRFVEDPASPGGRRYRTGDLVRRVDGLLHYLGRLDDQVKVRGFRVEFGEVESALAAHPGVRHAVAVAPADTDGTRVLHAYAEAATAGAIQPPDETALRDHLRERLPHYLVPARILVMENLPRNTNGKVDRAALPSIPFGKDTAGAGRSTYEEPRDAAEAQVAAIIADVLDLPRVGRTDRFDDLGGHSLSAARVVARVRVELGAAVKLGDFLADPTAAGLARRLEGSGSPIPPPTRLPGVTKVPLTDVQRQLWTSRRISGFPGATTEAFAIGIAGRVGSAALTDALNALVVRHEALRTVVREDEYGLTGEVLAAVPVPFTEHDARDMTEAEIRTVVDRAARQTFASDQHAPLLRAALLRTAEDAATLVIAVDHLAFDGWSGGILRDELAAHLADAGGPIAEPAVQLGDVARWEEQLFAASAPADQAFWTEELAGAQPPYGMTRTPRGGLPKYRGKRLVRPLRAETVEAVRRLGASTGLSDFAVHLAALDVLLAHWTGSRDVLVGVSAARRDLVELDRVVGPLIAVLPVRVRWEPEQSFRTVAGLAARARNRTLAHTDLSTSALSDAARAAGVERLAGVPLTPVALSMQPSGVRVSVRAGETELRSLGELDTGVSRYEATFFVNDTASGVEVQLCYDVERFDEAAAGALLDGFIQVLTEGTAAPDRACSAIALPAPPRAEALPQPVTERKRLEPATVVEQFLAETWERLLAVENVAASDSLFELGGTSLTAIRVVREIWEALGVEVAVHTIFELPVLADLAAEVERRALALLDAEEAETE, from the coding sequence ATGACGAGTGTGTACGATCTTGTCGCCTCGCAGGTCGAGCGCGTCCCCGAAGCGACCGCGGTCATCGTCGGCGATCGCCGCACCAGCTACCGGGAACTGGACCGCATGGCCGCCGGGTTCGCGCGTGGGCTCACCCAACCCCGCGGGGGCCTGGTCGGTGTCTGCCTCGGCCGCGACGAGCGCATGGTGGCCGGGTTGCTGGCGGTGTGGCGGACCGGCTGCGGCTACGTACCGCTCGACCCGGCGATGCCGGTACCGCGCCTTGCCGGGATGGTCCGGCAGGCAGGGGTACGGCAGGTCCTGACCACCCGGGAACTCGCCCCGACCGTCGCCGCGACCGGCGCACAGCCCGTGCTGGTCGACGGCGCGGACGACGACGGCGAGGAGACCCCGTCCAGGGCGGGTGACGGCGTCGCCTACGTCCTGTTCACGTCCGGCTCCACCGGCACCCCCAAGGGCGTGGTGATCGAGCACTCCTCCGTGCTCGCCCTGCTGAAGTGGATGGCCCGGACGATCGACCCCGCACACCTGCGGACCGGCCTGGCGACCGCGTCGCTCTCCTTCGACGCATCGGTCCACCAGATGTTCGGACCGTTGAGCACCGGCGGTTGCGTCGTCCTGGCCGACGACATCCTCGCGCTGCCGTCGCTGCCCGCCCGCGACGAGGTGACCATGATCAGCGCGCCGCCCTCCGCGCTCGCCGCCCTGCTGGAGCGGCCGTTGCCCCGCGGCGTGCGCCGGGTCAACGTCGGAGCCGAGGCGGTCACCCGCCCGCTGGTCGATCGCCTCTACGCACAACCGGGGGTGGAGACGGTCGTCAACCTCTACGGGCCGACCGAGTGCACGGTCTTCTGCGTCACGCACGCCATCGGACGCGACGAGACCGGCGCCCCACCCATCGGGACGGCCGTCGCCGACTGCGAGCTGACCGTCCGCGACGCCGACGACCGGGTGGTGGACGACGGCACGCCCGGCGAGCTGTGGGTGGCGGGACCGCTCGTCGGGCGCGGCTACCTCGGTGCGCCCGAGCTGACGGCCGGGCGATTCGTCGAGGACCCGGCATCTCCCGGCGGCCGTCGCTACCGCACCGGCGACCTCGTCCGCCGCGTGGACGGCCTCCTGCACTACCTCGGCCGCCTGGACGACCAGGTCAAAGTGCGCGGCTTCCGGGTGGAATTCGGCGAGGTCGAGTCCGCCCTGGCCGCGCACCCGGGCGTGCGGCACGCCGTGGCCGTCGCTCCGGCGGACACCGACGGGACGCGCGTGCTGCACGCCTACGCGGAGGCAGCGACGGCCGGCGCCATCCAGCCGCCCGACGAAACCGCACTCCGCGACCACCTGCGTGAGCGGCTGCCCCACTACCTGGTGCCCGCGCGCATCCTGGTGATGGAGAACCTGCCGCGGAACACCAATGGCAAGGTGGACCGGGCCGCGCTGCCCTCCATCCCGTTCGGCAAGGACACCGCCGGCGCCGGCCGGAGCACGTACGAGGAGCCGCGCGACGCCGCCGAGGCGCAGGTGGCCGCCATCATCGCGGACGTCCTGGACCTGCCGCGGGTGGGACGCACCGACCGTTTCGACGACCTAGGCGGCCACTCGCTGTCCGCGGCGCGCGTTGTCGCACGCGTCCGCGTCGAACTCGGCGCAGCCGTAAAGCTCGGAGACTTCCTGGCCGACCCCACCGCCGCGGGCCTCGCCCGCCGTCTCGAGGGCTCCGGGTCCCCGATACCGCCGCCCACCAGGCTCCCGGGCGTCACGAAGGTGCCGCTGACCGACGTGCAGCGCCAACTGTGGACGTCACGCCGGATCAGCGGCTTTCCCGGAGCCACCACCGAGGCGTTCGCGATCGGCATCGCCGGCCGAGTCGGCTCGGCGGCACTGACCGACGCCCTGAATGCCCTCGTCGTACGGCACGAGGCGCTGCGCACCGTGGTGCGCGAGGACGAGTACGGGCTGACGGGCGAGGTGCTCGCGGCGGTTCCGGTGCCGTTCACCGAACACGACGCACGGGACATGACGGAAGCGGAGATCCGTACGGTCGTCGACCGGGCGGCACGGCAGACCTTCGCGTCCGACCAGCACGCACCGCTGCTGCGCGCGGCCCTGCTGCGCACCGCGGAGGACGCGGCGACCCTGGTGATCGCTGTCGATCACCTGGCCTTCGACGGCTGGTCCGGCGGGATCCTCAGGGACGAACTCGCCGCGCACCTCGCCGACGCCGGTGGTCCGATCGCGGAACCCGCCGTGCAACTGGGCGACGTGGCCCGCTGGGAGGAACAGCTGTTCGCCGCCTCCGCCCCGGCCGACCAGGCGTTCTGGACCGAGGAACTGGCGGGCGCACAGCCGCCGTACGGCATGACCCGCACCCCTCGCGGCGGCCTCCCGAAGTACCGGGGGAAGCGGCTGGTCCGCCCGCTGCGCGCGGAGACCGTCGAGGCGGTGCGCCGATTGGGCGCCAGCACCGGGCTGAGCGATTTCGCCGTGCACCTGGCTGCGCTGGACGTGCTGCTCGCCCACTGGACCGGCTCCCGTGACGTCCTGGTCGGGGTCTCGGCGGCACGGCGCGACCTGGTGGAACTGGACCGGGTGGTCGGCCCTCTGATCGCGGTCCTGCCGGTCCGGGTGCGCTGGGAGCCCGAGCAGAGCTTCCGCACGGTGGCCGGACTCGCGGCACGGGCACGCAACCGCACCCTGGCGCATACCGACCTGTCCACGTCCGCCCTGTCGGACGCGGCCCGCGCAGCGGGTGTGGAGCGGCTCGCGGGTGTGCCGCTGACGCCGGTGGCGCTCTCCATGCAGCCGTCGGGGGTACGCGTGTCCGTGCGGGCGGGGGAGACGGAGCTGCGGTCGCTCGGCGAGTTGGACACAGGTGTCTCCCGCTACGAGGCCACCTTCTTCGTCAACGACACCGCCTCGGGCGTCGAAGTGCAACTGTGCTACGACGTGGAGCGCTTCGACGAAGCCGCCGCCGGCGCATTGTTGGACGGCTTCATCCAGGTCCTCACCGAGGGCACCGCCGCGCCCGACCGCGCCTGCTCGGCGATCGCGCTGCCCGCGCCACCGCGGGCGGAAGCCCTGCCACAGCCCGTCACCGAGCGCAAGCGGCTGGAACCCGCGACCGTCGTGGAGCAGTTTCTCGCGGAGACCTGGGAGCGGCTGCTGGCGGTCGAGAACGTGGCCGCCTCCGACTCCCTCTTCGAACTCGGCGGTACCTCACTGACGGCGATCCGCGTGGTCAGGGAGATCTGGGAGGCGCTGGGCGTCGAAGTGGCCGTACACACCATTTTCGAACTCCCCGTCCTGGCCGACCTGGCAGCGGAGGTCGAACGCAGAGCTCTCGCCCTCCTGGACGCGGAAGAGGCCGAAACCGAATGA
- a CDS encoding sensor histidine kinase KdpD → MARGKLRIYLGAAPGVGKTYAMLSEAHRRVERGTDCVVAFVEHHHRSRTEVMLHGLEQIPRKELEYRGTVFTEMDVDAVLARQPQVALVDELPHTNIPGSRNAKRWQDVEELLAAGIDVITTVNIQHLESLGDVVESITGVRQQETVPDEVVRRADQIELVDMSPPALRRRMAHGNIYKPDKVDAALSNYFRPGNLTALRELALLWVADRVDEYLNEYRSEHQVSKIWGSRERIVVGLTGGPEGRTLIRRAVRLAEKGAGGEVLAVYISRSDGLTSASPKELAVQRTLVEELGGTFHHVIGEDVPTALLDFARGVNATQIVLGVSRRKGWQYVFGPGVGATVARESGPDLDVHLITHDEAGKGRGLPVARTTRLGRSRVVWGWLVGVAGPALLTLLLVGVAPEVGLANDMLLFLAMTVAAALLGGLYPALASAFVGSLLLNWFFTPPVHTLTIADPKNIVAIAIFVGVAVSVASVVDLAARRTQQAARLRAESEILSVLAGSVLRGDTSLEALLERVRETFGMDSVALLERASDVDPWTCAGSVGTRTAVARPEDADVDVPVSDRMALALSGRVLPAEDRRVLAAFAAQAAVVLDRQRLQSEADQSRALAEGNRIRTALLAAVSHDLRTPLAGIKAAVSSLRSGDVAWSEEDKAELLEGIEDGADRLDNLVGNLLDMSRLQTGTVTPLIREIDLDEVVPMALGGVPEGSVMLDIPETLPMVAVDPGLLERSVANLVENAVKYSPSDERILVSASAMADRVEVRVVDRGPGIPDEAKDRIFEPFQRYGDAPRGAGVGLGLAVARGFAEAMGGTLAVEDTPGGGLTMVLTLPTASGIEPMRPDLPVTATS, encoded by the coding sequence ATGGCACGCGGCAAGCTTCGGATCTACCTCGGTGCGGCACCGGGGGTCGGCAAGACGTACGCGATGCTCTCCGAGGCGCACCGCCGGGTCGAGCGGGGCACCGACTGCGTGGTCGCCTTCGTGGAGCACCACCACCGGTCGCGCACCGAGGTGATGCTGCACGGTCTGGAACAGATCCCCCGCAAGGAGTTGGAGTACCGAGGCACCGTCTTCACGGAGATGGATGTGGACGCGGTGCTCGCACGGCAGCCCCAAGTGGCCTTGGTCGACGAGCTGCCCCACACGAACATCCCCGGCTCCCGCAACGCCAAGCGCTGGCAGGACGTCGAGGAACTCCTCGCCGCCGGCATCGACGTCATCACCACGGTCAACATCCAGCATCTGGAGTCGCTGGGCGACGTCGTCGAGTCCATCACCGGTGTCCGACAGCAGGAGACGGTCCCGGACGAGGTCGTACGACGGGCCGACCAGATCGAACTGGTCGACATGTCCCCGCCGGCCCTGCGCCGCCGTATGGCGCACGGCAACATCTACAAGCCCGACAAGGTCGACGCGGCGCTGTCCAACTACTTCCGCCCCGGCAATCTGACCGCGCTGCGCGAGCTGGCGCTGTTGTGGGTGGCCGACCGGGTCGACGAGTACCTGAACGAGTACCGCAGCGAGCACCAGGTCTCGAAGATCTGGGGCTCCCGTGAGCGGATCGTCGTCGGCCTCACCGGTGGTCCCGAGGGACGCACGCTGATCCGCCGTGCCGTGCGCCTCGCGGAGAAGGGCGCGGGTGGCGAGGTGCTGGCCGTCTACATCTCCCGCAGCGACGGCCTGACTTCCGCGTCACCGAAGGAACTGGCGGTCCAACGCACGCTGGTGGAGGAGCTGGGCGGCACCTTCCACCACGTCATCGGGGAAGACGTACCGACGGCGCTCCTGGACTTCGCGCGCGGGGTGAACGCCACCCAGATCGTCCTCGGGGTGTCCCGACGCAAGGGATGGCAGTACGTCTTCGGGCCGGGCGTCGGCGCGACGGTCGCCCGGGAGTCAGGGCCCGACCTCGACGTCCACCTGATCACGCACGACGAGGCGGGCAAGGGACGCGGGCTGCCGGTAGCCCGTACCACACGGCTCGGTCGGTCCCGGGTCGTCTGGGGCTGGCTGGTCGGTGTGGCCGGCCCCGCCCTCCTCACGCTGCTGCTGGTCGGCGTCGCGCCCGAAGTCGGCCTGGCCAACGACATGTTGCTCTTCCTGGCGATGACGGTGGCCGCCGCCCTGCTGGGCGGCCTCTACCCGGCGCTGGCCTCGGCGTTTGTGGGTTCCCTGCTGCTCAACTGGTTCTTCACCCCGCCAGTCCACACCCTGACGATTGCCGATCCGAAGAACATCGTCGCCATCGCGATCTTCGTCGGCGTGGCCGTGTCGGTGGCCTCCGTGGTGGATCTCGCCGCGCGGCGTACCCAGCAGGCGGCGCGACTGCGCGCCGAGTCGGAGATCCTCTCCGTTCTCGCGGGCAGTGTGCTGCGCGGGGACACCAGCCTGGAGGCGCTGCTGGAGCGGGTCCGGGAGACCTTCGGCATGGACTCGGTCGCCCTGCTGGAGCGGGCCAGTGACGTCGATCCATGGACCTGCGCGGGCAGCGTGGGCACGCGAACGGCGGTCGCGCGGCCGGAGGACGCGGACGTCGACGTGCCGGTCAGCGACCGCATGGCACTGGCGCTCTCGGGGCGGGTGCTGCCGGCGGAGGACAGGCGGGTGCTCGCCGCGTTCGCCGCCCAGGCCGCGGTGGTCCTGGACCGCCAGCGGCTGCAGTCGGAGGCCGACCAGTCCCGTGCGCTGGCCGAGGGCAACCGCATCCGCACGGCGCTGTTGGCCGCGGTCAGCCACGACCTGCGTACGCCGCTGGCCGGGATAAAGGCAGCGGTCTCCTCGCTCAGGTCAGGTGATGTGGCCTGGTCGGAGGAGGACAAGGCGGAACTCCTCGAAGGCATCGAAGACGGTGCCGACCGCCTAGACAACCTGGTGGGCAATCTGCTGGACATGTCCCGGCTCCAGACGGGCACGGTCACTCCGCTGATCCGCGAGATCGACCTCGACGAGGTGGTGCCGATGGCGCTCGGCGGGGTCCCCGAGGGCAGCGTGATGCTGGACATCCCCGAGACGCTGCCGATGGTCGCCGTGGACCCCGGCCTGCTGGAACGCTCGGTTGCCAACCTCGTTGAGAACGCCGTGAAATACAGCCCTTCCGACGAGCGGATCCTGGTCTCCGCGTCCGCGATGGCAGACCGGGTGGAGGTCCGGGTCGTGGACCGAGGCCCGGGAATTCCGGACGAGGCCAAGGACCGCATCTTCGAACCCTTCCAGCGGTACGGGGACGCACCCCGTGGCGCCGGGGTGGGTCTGGGCCTGGCGGTCGCCCGCGGCTTCGCCGAGGCGATGGGCGGAACCCTCGCCGTCGAGGACACCCCCGGTGGCGGCCTCACCATGGTGCTCACCCTCCCGACAGCGTCCGGCATCGAGCCGATGCGCCCCGACCTTCCGGTGACCGCCACCTCTTAG
- a CDS encoding response regulator — MTRVLVVEDDPQLVRALVINLQVRQYGVDPAPDGTTALRIAAARQPDVVLLDLGLPDMDGVDVIKSLRGWTRVPILVLSARRASDEKVAALDAGADDYITKPFSMDELLARLRAAVRRTEDIPLAPETVLVTTEHFTIDLLAKKAVRGGHDVRLTPTEWHLLEVLVTNPGRLITQKHLLQEVWGASQSNKTNYLRVYMAQLRRKLEMDPAHPRYLITEPGMGYRFER; from the coding sequence ATGACCCGGGTACTGGTGGTGGAGGACGACCCTCAGCTCGTCCGGGCCCTCGTGATCAACCTGCAGGTCCGCCAGTACGGAGTGGACCCGGCCCCCGACGGCACCACCGCACTGCGCATCGCCGCCGCCCGGCAGCCCGACGTGGTCCTGCTCGACCTGGGACTGCCCGACATGGACGGCGTGGACGTCATCAAGTCCCTGCGCGGCTGGACCCGCGTACCGATCCTCGTCCTGTCCGCCCGCCGGGCCTCCGACGAGAAGGTCGCGGCCCTGGACGCGGGCGCCGACGACTACATCACCAAGCCGTTCAGCATGGACGAACTCCTCGCCCGGCTGCGCGCCGCCGTCCGCCGCACCGAGGACATTCCACTGGCCCCCGAGACCGTCCTGGTCACCACGGAGCACTTCACCATCGACCTGCTCGCCAAGAAGGCCGTACGGGGCGGGCACGATGTACGCCTCACGCCGACCGAGTGGCATCTGCTGGAGGTCCTGGTCACCAACCCCGGCCGGCTCATCACGCAGAAGCACCTGCTCCAGGAGGTGTGGGGCGCCTCTCAGAGCAACAAGACCAACTATCTCCGGGTCTACATGGCCCAACTTCGCCGCAAACTGGAGATGGACCCTGCTCACCCCCGCTACCTCATCACTGAACCCGGCATGGGCTACCGCTTCGAAAGGTGA